In the genome of Bradyrhizobium arachidis, one region contains:
- a CDS encoding transglutaminase-like domain-containing protein encodes MKIRVGYEMVYEFPQPTPMIMVLGVHFTRASDVIVPDYLTTDPPVAINPYRDGFGNWCSRIVAPAGRLRLAADGIIRDTGLPDATVPSASQHAVEDLPAETIVYLLGSRYCETDQLSDTAWKLFEKQPPGWARVQAICDFVHNHIQFGYEHARATKTSREVYHEGKGVCRDFAHLAITFCRCMNIPARYCTGYLGDIGMPPPYAPGDFAGWFEAYIGGRWYTFDPRNNVPRIGRILIARGRDAADVPITQTFGPNTLVSFKVWTDEITS; translated from the coding sequence GTGAAGATCCGGGTCGGCTATGAGATGGTCTACGAGTTTCCGCAACCCACACCCATGATCATGGTCCTGGGCGTTCATTTTACCCGGGCTTCCGACGTTATCGTGCCTGACTATCTGACCACTGATCCTCCGGTGGCGATCAACCCATACCGCGATGGCTTCGGTAACTGGTGCAGCCGTATCGTTGCTCCAGCCGGTCGACTGCGGCTGGCGGCTGATGGCATCATTCGCGACACGGGCTTGCCGGACGCCACCGTGCCCTCGGCTTCCCAACACGCGGTCGAGGACTTGCCGGCAGAGACGATTGTGTATCTTCTCGGCAGTCGCTATTGCGAAACCGACCAGCTATCCGACACCGCGTGGAAGCTCTTCGAGAAGCAGCCGCCCGGATGGGCGCGCGTTCAGGCGATCTGCGATTTCGTCCACAATCACATTCAATTCGGCTACGAGCACGCGCGCGCCACCAAGACCTCCCGGGAAGTGTACCACGAGGGCAAGGGCGTTTGTCGCGACTTTGCGCATCTGGCCATTACGTTCTGCCGCTGCATGAACATTCCGGCAAGGTACTGCACCGGCTATTTGGGCGACATCGGCATGCCGCCCCCCTATGCGCCAGGAGACTTCGCCGGATGGTTCGAGGCCTACATTGGCGGACGTTGGTACACGTTCGATCCGCGCAACAACGTGCCACGGATTGGACGTATCCTGATTGCGCGGGGACGTGACGCCGCTGACGTCCCGATTACGCAGACGTTCGGGCCCAACACCCTGGTGAGCTTCAAGGTGTGGACCGACGAGATCACTTCCTAG
- a CDS encoding response regulator, with the protein MVEDDPLVRELVVDALREEGYEVFHASNGEQALALCKRQIADVLVTDIRLPGGVDGWQIAERCREHDPQLQVIYATGFSPVEARPVPGSLTLHKPYQPDRIVEAVRQMGKERRPPSIS; encoded by the coding sequence ATGGTCGAGGACGATCCACTTGTCCGCGAATTGGTGGTCGACGCTCTGCGCGAGGAAGGCTACGAGGTCTTTCACGCCTCCAATGGTGAGCAAGCGCTGGCATTGTGCAAGAGGCAGATCGCGGACGTTCTGGTCACCGACATCAGGCTGCCCGGCGGAGTTGACGGGTGGCAGATCGCCGAACGTTGTCGGGAGCATGATCCCCAGCTGCAGGTGATCTACGCGACCGGCTTCTCGCCCGTCGAGGCCCGTCCGGTGCCTGGCAGTCTCACCTTGCACAAGCCCTACCAACCCGACCGCATCGTCGAAGCGGTCAGACAAATGGGAAAAGAAAGACGGCCTCCTTCCATCAGCTGA
- a CDS encoding low affinity iron permease family protein, whose protein sequence is MRANLPIGSTSANAQPSGNWFARLAVATSRISGRPTTFLLAVTVVLVWAITGPLFGFSDTWQLVINTGTTIVTFLMVFLIQATQNRDTLALQLKLDELILATKAASNRIAGIEEASDEEIKQAKVEMLERAG, encoded by the coding sequence ATGCGCGCAAATCTGCCCATAGGCTCTACGTCCGCGAATGCTCAGCCAAGCGGCAATTGGTTCGCCCGGCTGGCAGTTGCGACCTCGCGCATTTCCGGCCGACCGACGACCTTTCTGCTGGCAGTTACCGTCGTACTCGTGTGGGCGATCACAGGTCCCTTATTCGGCTTCAGCGATACCTGGCAGCTCGTCATCAACACGGGCACGACAATCGTGACGTTCCTGATGGTCTTTCTGATCCAGGCAACGCAGAACCGCGACACGCTGGCCTTGCAGTTGAAACTCGACGAATTGATCCTGGCGACAAAGGCCGCAAGCAACCGCATTGCGGGCATCGAGGAGGCGTCGGATGAAGAAATCAAGCAAGCGAAAGTCGAGATGCTCGAGCGCGCCGGCTGA